Proteins found in one Paenibacillus dendritiformis genomic segment:
- a CDS encoding TetR/AcrR family transcriptional regulator has protein sequence MPKIVDHEKQRHIVAEAALRVIRRSGLERASVRNIAGEAGLSVGSMRHYFSTQAELFAFCMNLFIERVEKRIEAMDGEGPVLMNLKRLLLQFLPVDEERTMEMEVWLSFQAKALIYPELLALSDKMHDGIYTAAAFVVNTLLEQKLAKPGLDADMEAEKLYALVDGLAMHRMMRPDRLPAERLESIIDQHLQGLCTP, from the coding sequence ATGCCAAAAATCGTGGATCATGAAAAACAAAGACATATTGTTGCCGAGGCGGCCCTGAGAGTCATCCGCCGCTCCGGATTGGAGCGCGCCTCCGTCCGCAATATCGCCGGGGAAGCCGGTCTGTCTGTCGGCTCGATGCGTCACTATTTCTCCACTCAGGCGGAGTTGTTTGCTTTCTGCATGAATCTTTTTATCGAGCGGGTCGAGAAGCGGATTGAAGCAATGGATGGCGAAGGGCCGGTGCTGATGAATTTGAAGCGTCTGCTTCTTCAGTTTTTGCCGGTGGACGAAGAGAGAACGATGGAAATGGAGGTATGGCTTTCCTTTCAGGCCAAAGCATTGATTTATCCCGAGCTTCTGGCGTTGAGCGACAAAATGCATGACGGCATATACACGGCAGCGGCATTCGTTGTCAACACGCTGCTGGAGCAGAAGCTGGCCAAGCCCGGGCTGGACGCCGATATGGAAGCGGAGAAGCTGTACGCCCTCGTCGACGGTCTGGCCATGCACCGCATGATGCGTCCCGACCGGCTTCCGGCGGAACGGCTCGAGTCGATTATCGACCAGCATTTGCAAGGGCTATGCACACCTTGA
- a CDS encoding biotin-dependent carboxyltransferase family protein: protein MSIRVEMAGLLTTVQDSGRFGFQKYGVLASGAMDAVALRLANLLAGNQEGAAALEITLIGPKLVFEKAAVVALAGGNLSPAVDGVSLPLWRPVFIPAGKTLTFGRAVSGCRLYLAVAGGIHVPEVMGSRSTYLRAGIGGFRGRALQAGDVLVTGASAAWPEMSSDEVVVLPWGASHELRPAYQDNPVLRVVQGPEYHRFDEETRRKLWTERFRVTPQSDRMGYRLEGVPLALADPLDMVSSAVGAGTIQVPPEGKPIVLLADRQTAGGYPRIAHVISVDLPLIAQVKPGGQIRFEEVSLEEAQDLYVMRENCIAQFRQGLALQAR, encoded by the coding sequence ATGAGCATCCGCGTTGAGATGGCAGGCCTGCTTACGACGGTACAGGATAGCGGGCGCTTCGGATTCCAGAAATACGGCGTGCTGGCGAGCGGCGCTATGGATGCGGTGGCGCTAAGACTGGCCAATCTTCTGGCAGGCAATCAGGAAGGGGCGGCGGCTCTGGAGATTACGCTAATAGGGCCTAAGCTTGTATTCGAAAAGGCGGCAGTGGTTGCGCTGGCTGGCGGTAATTTGTCCCCTGCCGTGGACGGTGTGTCTCTTCCGCTATGGCGGCCTGTCTTTATACCTGCAGGCAAGACGCTCACCTTCGGCAGGGCGGTGTCCGGCTGCCGGCTTTATCTTGCGGTCGCAGGCGGGATTCATGTTCCCGAAGTGATGGGCAGCCGCAGCACGTATTTGCGGGCTGGCATCGGCGGATTTCGCGGCCGGGCGCTTCAGGCGGGAGATGTGCTGGTGACGGGAGCGTCCGCTGCATGGCCGGAAATGTCTTCGGACGAAGTGGTCGTGCTTCCGTGGGGGGCCAGCCATGAGCTTCGTCCGGCATATCAGGACAATCCGGTGCTGCGTGTAGTACAAGGACCGGAATATCATCGCTTCGATGAAGAGACCAGACGGAAGCTCTGGACGGAGCGATTCCGCGTCACGCCTCAATCTGACCGGATGGGATACCGGTTGGAAGGCGTACCGCTGGCATTGGCCGATCCGCTGGACATGGTCTCGTCAGCCGTTGGCGCGGGCACGATTCAGGTGCCGCCGGAAGGCAAACCGATCGTGCTGCTGGCCGACCGGCAGACGGCTGGCGGATATCCTCGTATCGCGCACGTGATTAGCGTAGATCTGCCGCTGATAGCCCAGGTGAAGCCGGGTGGACAAATACGGTTCGAAGAGGTTTCTCTGGAGGAAGCGCAGGATTTATATGTGATGCGGGAGAACTGCATCGCTCAATTCAGGCAGGGACTGGCTCTGCAAGCGCGTTAG
- a CDS encoding plasmid pRiA4b ORF-3 family protein: MLYTCQIELNDITPKIWRQFQFHADVTFDQLHNIIQAVMGWENYHLYEFRVGSTRISLPDPNFPDGGRQLNARKETVDQHVNREKTAFSYLYDFGDGWEHTITVMNIQTEESAGLIPLCLKGERSCPPEDVGGVPGYCHMAEALSDPGHEQHAMFKDWLTEGYDPEHFSCDEVNVELREQGSKLVPESRRKPVKLTKAGLNKRLKQMSREELMELVKDGYSASKDMQRFLAARLIGKEAVESLFHECRDKIKQEFFPERGHAKLRLQEAKNAIAEFKKLTGSVKQTLELKLIYVELSVLFSNTYGDIDARFYDQLMSMYEDVIVILNEHETAELFHEYKERIEAAAWNAAGFGWGVHEVMMDLYDDIRWK, translated from the coding sequence ATGCTGTACACATGCCAGATTGAACTAAATGATATCACCCCGAAAATATGGCGTCAGTTTCAGTTTCATGCAGATGTCACGTTTGACCAGTTGCACAATATCATTCAGGCCGTCATGGGCTGGGAAAATTATCATTTGTATGAGTTCCGGGTCGGTTCTACAAGAATCAGCCTGCCGGACCCGAATTTTCCGGATGGAGGAAGACAGCTCAATGCCCGAAAAGAGACGGTCGACCAGCATGTGAATCGGGAGAAGACGGCTTTTTCCTATTTGTATGATTTCGGCGACGGATGGGAACATACGATTACGGTGATGAACATACAGACAGAGGAGTCGGCCGGCTTGATCCCGCTCTGCCTGAAAGGAGAGCGCAGTTGTCCGCCGGAAGATGTGGGCGGTGTGCCGGGTTACTGTCATATGGCGGAGGCATTGTCAGACCCCGGACATGAACAGCATGCCATGTTCAAGGACTGGTTGACGGAAGGATACGATCCTGAGCACTTTTCCTGTGATGAGGTGAATGTGGAGTTGCGGGAGCAGGGCAGCAAGCTGGTTCCCGAATCACGCCGGAAGCCGGTGAAGCTAACGAAGGCCGGATTGAACAAGCGCTTGAAGCAGATGAGCCGGGAAGAGCTGATGGAGCTGGTAAAGGACGGCTATAGCGCGAGCAAAGATATGCAGCGTTTTCTCGCTGCCCGGTTGATCGGAAAAGAGGCGGTGGAGTCGCTTTTTCACGAATGTCGGGATAAGATCAAGCAGGAGTTTTTCCCTGAGCGCGGTCACGCGAAGCTGCGGCTTCAAGAAGCTAAAAACGCGATCGCCGAGTTCAAGAAATTGACCGGCAGCGTCAAACAGACGCTGGAGTTGAAGCTCATCTACGTGGAACTATCCGTCTTGTTCTCGAATACGTATGGTGATATCGATGCACGGTTCTATGACCAGCTGATGTCGATGTATGAAGATGTCATCGTTATCTTGAATGAACATGAGACCGCCGAGCTGTTCCATGAATATAAGGAACGGATAGAGGCCGCGGCATGGAACGCAGCGGGCTTTGGCTGGGGCGTTCATGAAGTGATGATGGATCTGTATGACGACATAAGATGGAAATAA
- a CDS encoding helix-turn-helix domain-containing protein, whose product MNSATLTIGESIHKYRREAEMTLAQLSELSGIHKGTISRIENGEVRRPGFETIRPLAASLGIPFEDIVERYIEIEKRADSLYTILLEAVPTGDSGLISKVAVKFLESPSEDSYCLVHRLYELADAIEDRKIRLLLYTLITNYSRDHGMMPFLAKGLLQSYFIARDDFSRLEATYQDGRHILHYTNFLSDEEKLTFHYKLGVHAYNLMRYEECVELCEYIIHNDPTRSEVKAKTLYLLGFAHEHLGDYEKWGHYLQEYGTYNHPGVEENRKVTTAIVKSRTGDLDPAIAILQELLPQVADINFIIIITRLFEIYLETNNRNAIRELLKYEERLAGIPVTTPITQLHKAYFYRLKQLAFITTDFDIAMESCRKSAQEYAKISRFDEVFECLSIITKELLKNQSLIHGDNIRKIDKLYDELRYYDKEE is encoded by the coding sequence GTGAATAGCGCGACCCTAACGATTGGGGAATCGATACACAAGTATAGGCGCGAGGCCGAGATGACATTAGCGCAGCTATCAGAGCTGAGCGGCATCCATAAGGGGACCATTTCCAGAATTGAAAATGGTGAGGTCAGGCGGCCTGGATTTGAGACGATACGCCCGCTTGCTGCATCGTTAGGAATACCCTTCGAGGACATCGTCGAGCGCTACATAGAGATTGAGAAGAGGGCAGATTCCCTGTATACCATTTTGCTGGAAGCCGTTCCGACCGGAGATAGCGGGCTGATTAGCAAGGTTGCTGTGAAGTTTTTGGAATCGCCAAGCGAAGACAGTTATTGTCTGGTTCACCGACTGTATGAGTTGGCCGATGCCATCGAAGACCGAAAAATCCGATTATTATTGTATACCTTGATCACGAACTATTCGCGTGACCACGGAATGATGCCGTTTTTAGCCAAAGGATTACTTCAATCCTACTTCATTGCCCGAGATGATTTCAGCAGGCTGGAAGCTACTTATCAGGATGGAAGACATATTTTGCACTACACCAATTTCCTGTCCGACGAAGAAAAGCTCACTTTTCATTACAAGTTGGGTGTGCATGCTTATAATCTCATGAGGTACGAGGAATGTGTGGAACTGTGCGAGTATATTATTCACAATGACCCGACCCGAAGTGAGGTTAAAGCAAAAACTCTCTATTTGTTAGGGTTTGCCCATGAGCATTTAGGCGATTACGAAAAGTGGGGGCATTATTTACAGGAGTACGGAACTTATAATCATCCTGGAGTAGAAGAGAACCGAAAGGTGACAACTGCTATCGTAAAAAGCAGGACAGGTGATTTAGATCCGGCTATTGCGATATTGCAAGAGCTACTCCCCCAAGTGGCGGATATAAATTTTATTATTATCATCACAAGACTTTTTGAAATTTATTTGGAAACCAACAATAGAAATGCTATTCGAGAACTGCTTAAATATGAAGAAAGATTAGCGGGCATTCCAGTCACTACACCCATCACCCAACTGCATAAGGCATATTTCTATCGTCTCAAACAACTTGCCTTTATTACAACCGATTTTGATATCGCTATGGAGAGTTGCCGAAAAAGCGCCCAAGAATATGCAAAAATATCACGGTTTGATGAGGTTTTTGAATGCCTTAGCATCATAACGAAAGAACTGTTAAAGAACCAAAGCCTCATCCATGGTGACAATATACGAAAAATTGATAAGCTCTATGATGAGTTAAGATATTATGACAAGGAGGAGTAG
- a CDS encoding aspartyl-phosphate phosphatase Spo0E family protein, with product MCLYYSASNARLFQKIQQLRHKLVTIVNMKKNFTDDEVVSVSQELDYYLVEFQRKMLHEQADR from the coding sequence TTGTGCCTGTACTACAGCGCGTCTAATGCAAGATTATTCCAAAAAATTCAGCAGCTTAGACATAAGCTCGTAACGATAGTGAATATGAAGAAAAATTTTACGGACGATGAGGTAGTGAGTGTCAGTCAGGAGCTAGATTATTATCTCGTCGAATTTCAGAGGAAAATGCTTCATGAACAAGCGGACAGGTAA
- a CDS encoding DUF4037 domain-containing protein, which produces MTSNHSFRLITREDGVFLPIGDWAGHYHVETFAMVEGYFLGNNYPQAWEFQQAIPVHDSGSRFQDMIARLSASYFQDSMDAIKGKYLNLQLTLDWIRHPLKRGDNIATSLHCATIVRELCQLSYLLDGKSYPHDKWLSAYLSTTRFGSMREQRIRDYMRTIPNGDSITPHLELSEYPFYQQAWELIDQSVQFIRKAYGNYPWLDEWYLYG; this is translated from the coding sequence TTGACATCCAATCATTCCTTTCGTCTGATTACACGGGAGGACGGCGTTTTTCTGCCTATCGGGGATTGGGCGGGTCATTATCATGTGGAGACGTTCGCTATGGTGGAGGGATACTTCCTGGGGAACAATTACCCGCAAGCATGGGAATTCCAGCAGGCCATTCCGGTTCATGACAGCGGCTCGCGCTTCCAGGATATGATAGCCCGGTTATCCGCTTCGTATTTTCAAGATTCCATGGACGCAATCAAGGGCAAGTATCTGAACCTGCAGCTTACGCTCGATTGGATACGGCATCCGCTCAAACGCGGCGATAACATCGCCACAAGCCTGCATTGCGCCACAATCGTCAGGGAGCTATGCCAGCTCTCCTACCTACTGGATGGAAAAAGCTATCCGCATGACAAATGGCTCTCCGCCTATCTGTCCACGACCAGGTTCGGCAGTATGCGGGAGCAGCGCATTCGAGACTATATGCGTACCATCCCGAATGGCGATTCGATTACACCGCATTTGGAGCTGTCCGAATATCCTTTCTATCAGCAAGCATGGGAACTGATTGATCAATCAGTCCAATTTATACGCAAGGCATACGGGAATTATCCATGGCTTGACGAATGGTACTTATATGGGTAG
- a CDS encoding LamB/YcsF family protein, whose product MYKIDINCDMGESFGAYRMGTDEEILPFVTSANIACGFHAGDPSVMRKTVAAALAHGAAIGAHPGLPDLAGFGRRNLDITPEEAYDIVVYQVGALSGFVKAAGGTMRHVKPHGALYNMAAARRPLADAIARAVYDIDPELTVFGLSGSELVRAGEAAGLRTAHEVFADRTYQADGSLTSRREAHALITDAEKAVQQVVRMVREGVVRSVQGHDVAIQADTVCIHGDGAHALAFARSLRERLEEAGIAVKPVK is encoded by the coding sequence ATGTACAAAATAGATATCAACTGCGACATGGGAGAAAGCTTCGGCGCTTACCGGATGGGGACGGATGAGGAGATTTTGCCGTTCGTCACCTCGGCGAATATCGCCTGCGGCTTTCATGCCGGCGATCCGTCGGTCATGAGGAAGACGGTGGCCGCGGCGCTTGCGCACGGGGCTGCCATCGGGGCGCATCCGGGACTGCCTGATCTGGCGGGCTTCGGCCGCCGCAATCTCGACATCACTCCGGAGGAAGCCTATGACATTGTCGTGTATCAGGTCGGCGCTTTATCCGGATTCGTCAAGGCGGCAGGCGGAACAATGCGGCATGTCAAGCCGCACGGCGCCCTGTACAACATGGCCGCTGCCCGCCGCCCATTGGCTGATGCGATCGCCCGCGCGGTCTATGACATAGACCCGGAGCTCACCGTGTTCGGCCTGTCGGGCAGCGAATTGGTACGGGCCGGGGAGGCCGCAGGTCTTCGCACTGCGCATGAAGTATTTGCCGACCGGACGTATCAGGCGGACGGGTCATTGACGTCGCGCCGGGAAGCCCATGCGCTGATTACGGACGCCGAGAAAGCGGTGCAGCAGGTTGTTCGCATGGTGCGGGAAGGCGTTGTCCGCTCCGTACAGGGCCATGACGTGGCGATTCAGGCCGATACGGTCTGCATTCACGGCGACGGCGCTCATGCGCTTGCCTTTGCCCGCAGCCTTCGGGAGCGGTTGGAAGAGGCGGGGATTGCGGTTAAGCCTGTGAAGTAG
- a CDS encoding alpha/beta fold hydrolase, with amino-acid sequence MKTAVEESKPTKKKRGKTLLLIVLAALALLIGFGFVYEWIASEQARRNDPPPGQLVDVGGYRLHIHKFGAGSPTIVLEAGSGETSLSWRDIPEQLAAYATVVSYDRGGYAWSEPANTERTGANIVRELHAALEQEGLSGPYIMVGHSLGGMYARLFAQTYRDEVAGLVLIDARPENDERETRAILERENFQGNPPAYVLKLLKTSGVLRLFQDVLLEGLVAKEDRERFLNVIAQPHFFEAKEEEAQLAAATEDAIRGQQLGALPVRIIARGIPQNYSQAGISPEGGQKMEEIWQAGQREMLNISTDSELIVAKKSGHMVIHDEPELVVEVIRGLLEQVRGE; translated from the coding sequence GTGAAGACCGCAGTCGAGGAAAGCAAGCCAACAAAGAAAAAAAGGGGGAAAACGCTTCTGCTGATCGTACTGGCGGCGCTGGCGCTCCTCATCGGATTCGGCTTCGTCTATGAGTGGATCGCATCGGAGCAGGCGAGGCGGAATGATCCGCCGCCGGGACAACTGGTTGATGTGGGAGGATACCGTCTCCATATCCACAAATTCGGCGCCGGATCGCCGACGATCGTGCTGGAAGCCGGGAGCGGAGAGACAAGCTTGTCCTGGAGAGATATCCCGGAGCAATTGGCTGCATACGCCACCGTCGTCAGCTACGACCGGGGCGGCTATGCGTGGAGCGAGCCGGCGAACACGGAGCGAACCGGCGCCAACATCGTGCGGGAGCTGCATGCTGCCCTCGAACAAGAAGGGCTCAGCGGTCCTTACATTATGGTCGGCCATTCCTTGGGGGGCATGTACGCCCGGCTGTTCGCCCAGACGTACCGTGACGAAGTGGCCGGCCTCGTGCTGATCGATGCCCGGCCGGAGAATGATGAGCGTGAGACCCGGGCGATTCTGGAGCGGGAGAACTTCCAGGGCAATCCCCCTGCGTATGTATTGAAGCTGCTGAAAACGTCGGGAGTTCTGCGCCTGTTCCAGGATGTCCTGCTCGAAGGGCTGGTGGCGAAGGAAGATAGAGAGCGGTTCCTGAATGTGATTGCGCAGCCCCATTTTTTCGAAGCCAAAGAAGAGGAAGCGCAACTGGCGGCCGCGACCGAGGACGCGATACGCGGACAGCAGTTAGGAGCGCTCCCGGTCCGAATCATTGCCCGGGGGATTCCGCAGAACTATTCCCAAGCGGGCATTTCCCCGGAGGGCGGTCAGAAGATGGAGGAGATATGGCAGGCCGGACAGCGGGAGATGTTGAACATCTCGACCGACAGCGAGCTTATCGTCGCGAAGAAGAGCGGACATATGGTCATTCATGACGAACCCGAGCTGGTGGTGGAGGTGATTCGGGGGCTGTTGGAACAAGTCCGGGGCGAGTGA
- a CDS encoding chitinase, giving the protein MNNSAYPNSKKLLRCTLILTLGSSLLVTPLSASSAACETGGGIHAEHKLNSEMAVGESRILSRQQIEVLWDGTDEDFSPDKAVDAVRSTLPEKEYEALFPMRLGSPEWHAFNKGKADYNPNQADYYSYRNFIDAVRLVANLKYKVSYREGNYSAQEIYRLEKKGKTETLIVRSADFNSPDNKEKPVITRIVDFGSFLNEGLEKDRKRDLAALLANLSHETGGGWDEAPRGMLRWGLYWNENIAGRTGQNKSDFVDPASSKEYPGFPGKKYYGRGPIMLSWNFNYGLMSAIIYGDKNVLLKNPEAIAADGKLGFATAILFWMTPQAPKPSAHDVMIGRWKPSQEEAAQGLTPPGFGVSIMVLNGLEANLDDTNGAIKRRAGHYRDITSKMGVDITGEKIDTLGMKPF; this is encoded by the coding sequence ATGAACAATTCCGCGTATCCGAATTCCAAGAAACTGCTTCGCTGCACTTTGATCCTGACGCTCGGTTCCTCCCTGCTCGTCACTCCGCTCAGCGCGTCATCGGCGGCTTGCGAGACGGGAGGAGGCATCCATGCCGAACACAAGTTGAACAGCGAAATGGCCGTCGGAGAAAGCCGCATTCTGAGCAGGCAGCAGATTGAAGTGCTGTGGGATGGGACAGACGAGGATTTTTCTCCAGATAAGGCAGTGGACGCCGTCCGTTCCACTCTTCCCGAGAAAGAATATGAAGCGCTATTCCCGATGCGCCTCGGTTCCCCGGAATGGCATGCGTTCAACAAAGGAAAAGCGGATTACAATCCGAATCAGGCAGATTATTACTCCTACCGGAACTTCATCGACGCGGTACGCCTGGTAGCCAATCTGAAGTACAAAGTGTCCTACCGCGAAGGTAACTACTCTGCACAAGAAATATACCGGTTGGAGAAAAAGGGAAAAACAGAGACACTAATTGTACGTTCTGCGGATTTCAATTCACCTGATAATAAAGAAAAGCCAGTCATAACCCGAATTGTTGATTTCGGCAGTTTTTTAAATGAAGGACTGGAAAAGGATCGCAAGCGTGATCTGGCTGCCCTGCTGGCCAATCTCTCTCATGAAACGGGCGGCGGCTGGGATGAAGCGCCGAGAGGCATGCTGCGCTGGGGACTCTATTGGAATGAAAATATCGCGGGCAGAACGGGCCAAAACAAATCTGATTTTGTGGACCCGGCAAGCAGCAAAGAATATCCGGGATTTCCGGGCAAGAAATACTATGGGCGCGGTCCGATCATGTTAAGCTGGAATTTCAACTACGGATTAATGAGTGCCATCATCTATGGTGACAAAAACGTGCTTCTGAAAAATCCCGAGGCTATCGCTGCCGATGGCAAGCTTGGATTCGCGACCGCCATCCTGTTCTGGATGACCCCGCAAGCGCCGAAGCCTTCGGCACATGATGTGATGATAGGCAGATGGAAGCCTTCGCAAGAGGAAGCTGCGCAAGGACTAACCCCGCCTGGATTCGGCGTCAGCATTATGGTTCTGAACGGCTTGGAGGCCAATCTGGATGACACGAATGGCGCCATCAAGCGGCGTGCCGGACATTACCGTGACATTACAAGCAAAATGGGCGTGGATATTACAGGCGAGAAAATCGATACATTGGGGATGAAGCCCTTTTAA
- a CDS encoding PH domain-containing protein — protein sequence MNTTVSEQQQLHPNVVPYWRIYRLFSALKRTALASIPIIVYLMWLPQWKWILYVVAAYLLFHWSKDVFYIIYGVRFSYARRSYVLTTDEIVIRWGSIWSVNSSVIPLSRVQHVDIEQDVIQKKLGISEVVIVTAGDATGIVGLLEDDANKLRRQVIELAKIGETDAYNP from the coding sequence ATGAATACGACAGTTAGCGAGCAGCAACAATTGCATCCAAATGTGGTGCCATATTGGCGAATTTATCGGCTTTTCTCTGCATTGAAGCGGACTGCGCTGGCAAGCATCCCGATCATCGTTTATTTGATGTGGTTGCCCCAATGGAAGTGGATCTTATATGTTGTTGCGGCCTATCTCTTGTTTCATTGGAGCAAAGACGTATTCTATATCATATATGGAGTTCGCTTCAGCTATGCCCGAAGAAGTTACGTCCTGACAACGGATGAGATTGTGATTCGGTGGGGCAGCATATGGTCTGTTAATTCATCGGTTATTCCGCTTAGCCGTGTTCAGCATGTAGATATTGAACAGGACGTCATTCAGAAAAAGCTGGGCATATCTGAAGTCGTTATCGTAACGGCAGGCGATGCGACTGGCATCGTCGGTTTATTGGAAGATGATGCGAATAAACTGCGGCGGCAGGTCATTGAACTGGCGAAAATAGGTGAGACTGATGCGTACAATCCATAG
- a CDS encoding nucleotidyltransferase domain-containing protein, with amino-acid sequence MNNMNDRSKELLKQAHVYAGELSNHPVLSRYWDKLSLVVKGSVSRGNCDEYSDIDFVFFCDEDVRGNIVSGYKEAGLITREDGVFLPIGDWAGHYHVETFAMLEGYFLGNNYPQVWEFQQAIPVHDSGSRFQDTIARLSASYLQNSMDAIKSKYLNLQLTLDWMRHPLKRGDIIATSLHCATIVRELCQLSYLLDGKSYPHDKWLSAYLSTTRFGRMQEQRIREYMRTIPNGEPITPHLELFEYPCYQQAWELIDQAVQFIRKAYGNYPWLDEWYLYG; translated from the coding sequence ATGAACAACATGAATGACAGAAGCAAGGAATTATTGAAGCAAGCACACGTATATGCCGGGGAGTTATCCAATCATCCGGTATTGTCCCGATATTGGGACAAGCTCTCGCTCGTCGTCAAAGGCAGCGTGTCCCGCGGCAACTGCGACGAGTATTCGGATATTGACTTCGTCTTCTTCTGTGATGAGGATGTTCGCGGGAACATCGTCAGCGGCTATAAGGAAGCTGGCTTGATCACGCGGGAGGACGGCGTTTTTCTGCCAATCGGGGATTGGGCGGGTCATTACCATGTGGAGACGTTCGCTATGTTGGAGGGATACTTCCTGGGGAACAATTACCCGCAAGTATGGGAATTCCAGCAGGCCATTCCGGTTCATGACAGCGGATCGCGCTTCCAGGATACGATAGCCCGGTTATCCGCTTCGTATCTTCAAAATTCCATGGACGCCATCAAGAGCAAGTATCTGAACCTGCAGCTTACGCTCGATTGGATGCGGCATCCGCTCAAGCGCGGCGATATCATCGCCACAAGCCTGCACTGTGCCACAATCGTAAGGGAGCTGTGCCAACTCTCCTACCTACTGGATGGAAAAAGCTATCCGCATGACAAATGGCTCTCCGCCTATCTGTCCACCACAAGGTTCGGGCGTATGCAGGAGCAGCGAATTCGAGAATATATGCGTACCATCCCGAATGGCGAGCCGATTACGCCGCATTTGGAGCTGTTCGAATATCCTTGCTATCAGCAAGCATGGGAACTGATTGATCAAGCAGTCCAATTTATACGCAAGGCATACGGGAATTATCCATGGCTTGACGAATGGTACTTATATGGGTAG
- the pxpB gene encoding 5-oxoprolinase subunit PxpB, with product MRYFPLGDTAVVVEFDTVIGPASHEQVRLLSLYLDHHPIPGMIEYVPAFTTVTVFYDPVVLRYAEAQAKLEKAVAQTAEMRLEKKVRTVEIPVCYGGEFGPDLEDVAAHNRLTADEVVRIHSSAEYLVYMIGFAPGFPYLGGMPERIATPRRSSPRLAIPAGSVGIAGMQTGVYPIVTPGGWQLIGRTPVPLFRPDMTPPTLLRAGDTIRFVPITEKEYDCWEGHAV from the coding sequence ATGCGATACTTTCCGCTCGGAGATACCGCGGTTGTGGTGGAATTCGATACGGTCATCGGACCGGCATCTCATGAACAAGTCCGATTGTTGTCGCTATATCTCGATCATCATCCGATTCCGGGAATGATCGAATATGTCCCCGCTTTTACCACGGTGACGGTATTTTACGATCCTGTAGTGCTGCGATATGCGGAGGCGCAAGCGAAGCTGGAGAAGGCCGTAGCGCAGACGGCAGAGATGCGGCTGGAAAAGAAAGTGCGCACCGTCGAAATTCCGGTATGCTACGGTGGGGAATTCGGTCCCGATCTGGAGGATGTCGCCGCGCATAACCGGTTGACGGCCGATGAGGTTGTACGCATTCACAGCAGCGCCGAGTACCTGGTATACATGATCGGGTTTGCTCCTGGTTTTCCGTATCTCGGCGGCATGCCGGAGCGGATTGCGACACCGAGGCGCTCTTCTCCGCGTCTGGCGATTCCGGCAGGCTCGGTCGGGATTGCCGGGATGCAGACGGGGGTCTATCCCATTGTGACGCCAGGCGGCTGGCAGTTGATCGGCAGGACGCCGGTTCCGTTATTTCGCCCGGATATGACCCCTCCGACCTTGCTAAGAGCGGGGGATACGATACGCTTCGTCCCGATAACCGAGAAGGAATACGATTGCTGGGAGGGGCATGCGGTATGA